The following nucleotide sequence is from Patagioenas fasciata isolate bPatFas1 chromosome 9, bPatFas1.hap1, whole genome shotgun sequence.
AGGTTGTGCTCAAAGAGAGAAGGTGGTTAGTGGGGGAGGGTCAGTATGAAAGAATAGTGACAGTGATAATTATCTGCCTCATTGCTGCCATACACAGGAAAGTACATGCTTTCCCACTTGAAGTAGAGCTTTCTCAAAGGCAAAACGAAGCACTGCCTGGAATAAAATGAGCTACAAAATGGTTTCTAACACTAGCACCTGCATTCTTTCTAACCCTCTGAGATAATGGGGTGCTGCAAAGCTCCAAGTGATTGGCAGTTTAGATACCATTAAAGTAACAGATATGATGAAGAAGTATAGCTAAAAATAGGCAATGCCTAGAGAGAAAGAGCCTTGCTCTTAATCTCATAGCATCCACGGTGATCTCTACGTTTGCACTGCACTCTCCTGCTGGGCTTGTGCTTTGCCTTATACAAAGCAAGTTGCAGATTTGTCAACAAAAGGAGTACAGCTGTAAGGAGAGGGTAATAAGCTGTGGTATAAActcaatgaaattaaattaaaatgacattttattattttctcccaTTAAATTCTGCCAGAGAAATATTGAACCAAAGGAGGTGAGAGGtacttttaattattatcttaTTTCCTTCACTAAAGAATTTGTATTACTTGTAGCTCCAGACTGGAACACAAAGCTGAACTTCAAACTCTCAGAAGTCTGGTCATGTTTCCAGGTACACAAAGCGTTAGTTATACAGACAAGCATAGCCGAGAAatacaggtcaaattctgctatcttCTCTTTTACTCTaacactgatttatttatttaattgtttGTTTCTAATTGAGATATCAGCCAGTGCTAAATCAAAGTTCAAACTTTGTCCATCTTTCCTGTCTTGAATATGGAAGACTTAGATATCTGTAGAGGGAAAACTTACTTGTCTGTGCAGTGTTAGATTTGAATCTCAGAATCATAGTATTGCTGTAAGTTTGCGTGACACAGTTTCACAGGAAGGCTGTAAGTTTGCTCCAGAAATCAGCACTGTTATATACGACTGGGTGATTTTATGTCATTAGAAACCTGTAGTCAGAAATTAActtgtttatttctttaaaagtgcttctcatcttcttttgtcaaaataatttttactgggaaattaaaacaaactCCAAAGGAATGAGCTGATTTGCTGTTTTGTCACTTACCTGTTTAGTAGGGAACTGGAGACGGTGTGCTTTGCATCAAAAGCTTCTGGGGGCTTTTCTTTGCTTTGATGCTCCATTCCAGAAGGGTCACATGAAGTGAAAGACTCTGAGTCTTTATCTGGCTCATCTCGCTGATCAGTTTCTATCTGAATTAAAGGCACTTCCCTGTGCTGACCTGCAGGCAGGCATACAGGGCTCTTCATATGCTCTTTTTTCTCATCCAGATTTACTTCATCCCTTTTGGGTTTTGACTGAATCTGAGTTGTACTTGGGGGATGTTTACTTTCCAAGATGTGTTCTCGGCTTGTGTAATCAAAGGAATCCTGCTGGACAACTATTAAATTTTTACCACTTTCAACAATATTTGCAGCCAGTCTGTTTGCATATTGTTCCACGTGTGGTGGGGAATCACTGTGAAACTGGTCTGCCTCTGCAGCCTCTGCCTCGTCTGCTATGATTTTGTTCTTGCGCATTAGAGATTCAATAGAACTTGCCCATGTCTCATGAATCAACATATCTGTTATCTGGTCAGCCTTGCATCTTTGGTACAGACAGGAGTCAGACTTGCAAAGACCTGAAGAAGCCCCGGTACTGACTGGCTGTACACTTAAGGAATCTTGGTGATGGTGGGCAAAGCCATCTAATGAATTTGCCTTAACTGGGATGTTAACTGTGAGCCTAGAGCCTGATGATCTGCTATCAGGCATTGATGACTGCCTGAAGCAAAAAGGTGATCGTAGAGAGGGTggtagcaaactgctgctccaGTCCTTTGAATTCCGAGGGGAAGATGCaatatctttattttccttttctatttctctTAGCATATACCTATAAAACTCTTCTGTTATGCTTTCTGTGCTGGACTGTTTGGATGGGCAACTTGGTCTTACACTAAGATGACCGTTTTTCTTGGCTACCTGTTGTAAGGCAGAAGTTAAGatgttgtttgcattttttcctgCATAGTAATCCAACAATAAATCAAAACCTCTTCCTTCATTTTCCATCTGGTTCACCATAAATCTTGAAAATTCATCTGTAATGCTTTCACAACTAGACTGCTTTGAGACAGAACTTGTCTGGCTCACAGACTGACCAAAGGTgttcattaggtttagggtattGAAAGGGGCTTTGGAATCCGAGTCCTCCTCTGGTATGCTCTCACAGCTTGAGGCCTTGGCTCGGCTCCATCTGTCACAGTGCAGCCTGTTCCTGGGGTGGTTTGGACCTTGCCAGATGCTGTCGGCCATGGAGAGTTCAGTGAGGTTCATGATCTTGGCAGCCACTTCATTTGCAAAGATATTGACTGAATCTGGTGTGTCCTCAAGGTTTATAGATTCATCTACTACCCGATTCATCAATCTTTCCTTTAGCTCAGGATgctcatctgtttttcttttgatctCACTAAGTCTAGGTGCCCTGTGCTTCCGAACAACTGAACCATTAGCATgggtttcctttttccttttcatggttCTGCATGATAAACTCTGGGTCACCAGATATTCATTGCCTCTCTTCCATGCACAGAACCATGGTTGCTTTCCATTTGAATTTTCAAGACAAATGGCGGCTATTTCTGTTGCCATAGAGACAACAGTTTCTGCCAATTCTTCTGCAAAATCTGTTATACAATATTTGTCCCTTGAATGTTTCACCTGTAGCACAGGCTGAGAAGGAACCAACACATTATTTCCTAATAAAGACAAGCTAACCTGAACATCattgtttagtacagtatcacACTTTAGCTTGGCCTGGTTTTCTGCGTTCATGGTGGCACTGGAAGACAGCTGTTCTTGAACGCCATGCCTGCGTTCATCATTTGCAAAGGTATTTTCTCTGTCAGAAAATGATCTGTAGTCTTTCTTCTTATGATGATTGTTACCTTGATTTGGAGATTTGCAACAGTCTCGTGCAGTTCTTTTCAGATATCTTTTCTTGGGAGATGTCTTTGCATTATGCCCTGTAGCTCTACTTGTGGGTTCTGAACTCAGTGTGGCACTTTCCTTGGTGTTTACATCATTCATATTACTTTTCCTAGTGTTTGTGGCATTTCCAGGATCTCTGCTAGCACTAGTGCTGTAAGAGGTACCAAATGACTTAACAGCAGAGTGATCAAGGGGGCCACGTGAAGTTTCATGTGCTGTTGCCTGTGATGACCATCCTTCTGCTCTTGTtactttctctgcttttgtaCCCTCAGAAAAGAGAGGAGAACACTCTTCAACTTGTCTAATGTCGTTCATTTTCTTGCAAGTGAAATATATTATATTAAAAAGCAACTCATTTGCAGTGTCCATGAAAATGTCTTGTGTACTTGAGCCATTTTCTGAACAGGGGTGTAACTGTCTCTTCTTCCTAACCGCTTCAATAGAATGTCGTAGAATAATATTGGATAAGTTTTGTGCAAGCTCATCCCTGATTACTTCATCATTGTTTGGAATCCGTGGTCTTGCTGCAGTTTCAATAATTTTTCCATTTATGGATTCCATAAAATGCCCTACATTTTTATatgtgttgggttttgtcaaaATTGTTGATGTCTCTTTGAGAAGTGCCTCTGCAATGCTATCATTTAGCTTCTCCATGCTGCTTCCTATGGCTATGCTGCAATGAAGAGTAACGGCTGCAGAAGTCTGAGCAGCAGACAGAAGTCCACTCGAAGTTGCAGGGTACTTCTCTTCCTTTGTTTCCCCCAGACCACAGACGGCTACAGCACTTGCTACTTGAGTCATGCCACACAGTGCAGATGGAAATGAATATTCTGTGCCAGCACAGTCATCAACTATCTGTGAAGGTGCTGTGTGTAGCTCTTCATTACCAACCGCTTCACTTTTAGAGTCTGTGGCTTCTTGATCCCATCTGAATTTTTCTGCAGCCTGGGGACTGGAAATGGTTCCAATAACAGTGGCTGCACAAGCCAAAGCCACTTCCAGTGCACTCTGGCCATGTCCGTTTGAATGTTCTTCCTCAAAGTAATCTGAAACTTCAGCAGAACTTTCTGATTCAGTCCAGTGGCACAGGTTGGGGAAGGCAGACCCTGGCCAGTCAGATACATTCTCAGAACTGTCTGGGCTTTGCACTATAACAATCTTGGGGAGTTCATTCCAAGGTCGGGAGCCAGATACATCATCTGACTTACAGGAGCTTCCTATGGAGATGCTGACTGCAGCCTCCTCACTGAAAGTGGGTTGAGACTGTGACAGTCTAATGAACGCATCTTGAAGAACAGATTCTGCTAAATTTGTGGCATACTGACCTGTAGTGGCCCGCTCATTTTGCGAGGGAGGATCAGTTTTCCCAATACCTGCGCAATTTTCTCCATCTGTCTTACTGTTGTGTATCACTGTTGGGTCACGCAGAGGCTCCAGCTCCTCTTTAGCCATTTTGGTTAAAGATACATCTTCTAACATGCACACTAAGTGGGAATTTTCAACCTCACTAGTCAAATTAGTGCTACTAAAGGATGAAGTAGCTCTTCCAGCTAATGCCTTCTGCCACAGTATTTCCTGGTTTGACTTATCTTCAGATTGTAAGATGTGCTCTTCAGCCACAACATTCACCACTTCAGAGACTCCAGTAGCTGAATTATCTTTATTAATGCAGTTCCCTTCAAGAATGGATGGCAACCTGGCTTTTCTGTAGTGGAGATTTTCAAAtccctttcctttattttttttgacATCTGAAGATGCTTCTGAAACACTTAATTTTTCATgacctattaaaataaaaatcagaaattattttttgaagACTATTCCGTAACTTTAGAAACAGCTACACAACTGTGTAACACATTACTGCTCTGTAAAACTACTGCACAACCATATATCCTTGTCTTTgaataacaatttaaaaatatgagTGGCTGTTCATTTTCTAAACTACAAATAAATATATGCATGAATTAACATCAAGTGCACTTTCTGCAAGCATTGCCATGGCTGTTTCACAGTACTAACAATAGCATAATTATGATCAGTCCTGTCGTTTTTACCAGTTTTATATTCATCAGCTTCGTTGTCATCCTCGAGGTGCTCTGATGCTGTGAGGAAATCTTCTTCTATTGAGGACACTGAGCAGTTTGTGTCATCCTCGGGCTTTAAGACATGAGCTTCGATCTGCAGCTGTCTCTCCTGAACAAGCTCAAGTCCAATCAGAAACTTGTTTATTTCAAAAATGATGCAGCTTGTGCTGTTTTTCCTGTCCCCCCTCGCACACTGAACCAGGCAGACATCTGCCAGCCAAGGACACTAGAGGGGAAAAGAATCTCAAACagttattgaattaaaaaaaatgaaacctaTTCTAAGCTTTCCTTTCCATAAATATCTCAGGAATGTTCTAGTGCAAAGATGCAATACAATTTGTCATTTAGATGTTTGTAACACAGTGTGCAGTTACATATATGCCAAAATAAGACTGCCTGGACTGACAGCTTTTGTTATACAAGCATGTTAGTAGAGAATCCAGCTGTATCACAGGAGCATCTTTATTTTGTTGAAATTACCAAGTTGTTTGTTTTCAATCAGCTTCTTCTAATGACAGAGACATACTTGCTTTTAGGCATGTTGGAGTGAGCCATCAGAGATGCTGTTATGGATGATCTCACACCACCCAGTATTACCTGTCTCTTGAGGGAATTGTTTGTGGGCATGAATTTCTTTTCAGGATAGCGTCTTTGTGTCTTTTACAACGCTAGGTTGAAGGCAGCCCTATAAATACTGCCTGGTGAGATTGTTAAGAGCAGGTCACTTTCACAGGTTCATacagaatgttttaaaatagtggtttattttgtttctttgctcttcTTCCTCTCATTCCTTGTGTGCCCAAAGCCCCGTTATTTCAGACCAGTACAACCTCCCACTGGAAATGGGGCTCCACTGCACACTGTACTGAGCCTTCCTGTGAAACTGTGTCACGCAGAGAAGCTGTACAATTAAGTTGAAGGCTGGTCAGAAACTGAAAGAAACTCTTGTAATACTCATTTTATTGATATTAAAACTGTTGGATATTTATAGAACCACAGATCTAAGTTGATATCTCTGCATGTGACTACATTTGTGGTGTGGATGTACTCTGAAGTAAAGCCAAGCTTTTGCAGCTTGTGATCTTATGCTTTAATTCCAGGCTCCCAGGAAGGAGCCAGCTTGAGTGGAACCAACTTTAGATTGAGGCAATAGATTTTAAGCTGTGCAAAAGATGCCTTGAACCCCCTTTGCATTTGCACAGCATCTAGCATAATATAACCCTGTCCTAGAGCTTTTGTCTTTGAGTGTGAGTGCAAATATCTAGTAATACAGGGAGTGGGATGAGTATTTTGTTGGCATAGCATGTTTCATTAGCCTGTTCTTCCTGTCTGTCTAACAAATGTGTCTGAACAGAAAACCAGATAAATTGATGTGTTAATAGACAGGCAGAAAAGAtaaggttttttttcagttttttggaACTGGTTGCTAAGTAATTGTTGCTGAATCAGACTTGACCATACACTGCAGTGTGAAAAATGTTATTAGAAACAGATGCAGCCTTAGATCAAACATTTTCCTGCTCTTTCTTCAGTCCACAGTTTGCAGGGTTGTACTCGTGAAAAGAGCTGAGGGGGAGCTGAATAAAAATCCTTGTATGAAAACTGTGTGTTTCTCTTTACAAATGAAATTATCTGGAAAGCCAAACAAATGTAAGGACAAATATAAAATGTACTTATCTGGCCAATACATCGCACCTACTCTCAATGCAAAACTTTACTCATCTTAGAAGACAGAAATTTAGGTTAGTTCTCATGTGTCTCTTGCCTGCATTCTCTCTGTGAGGGCTGCTGGTCTCAATGGTACAGTCTTGCAGAGATGGGGATGACTTTGGGTACTTGAGTCGTCTTGTCTGGGCCTCAAAACACCCTTGTGTATATTGCAGCTGGTTTTGCCCTCCCAGAAGTGGGTTTTGGAGCTTCAATGCTCCCACCACAGGCTTGTGCTCTTATTTTTTTTTGATCTTTCTAACTTCAGCCACTAGTCACAAGTTGCAAGAAAGCTCAATAACCAGGCAATTACTCTCTTTAAAGATCAGCTTATTGGTATAACATAAAAACCAATGATCTTTGCAATACAGCTGTTTCATGGCCTGCTTCAAGAAGATTTTTGTACACAACTTGATTTCAGTGAAAaaagttttctgcctttttttttttttttccctgcagcagaTAAAACATGAACAGGCATCTCCAGTTTTAAGTTTGATGAGACAGTTTCATACTCCAGGATAAGTCTGTAGCTTTAATGAAACTGTCCTCAGTTCATCCTTGGCCAAATGAGATCAGAATCAGACTGAGAAATACTGAagtatttttcattctctttctgtACACATATATGAACAGGAATAAAGAATGATAAAaatggagaggaagaaaatgctttttgctACAATAAGGACTTAAGCTTCTGGAACTTGTATATTAAAATGCCTTTAAGCAAATGTTATTGTTTGCTTCCTTTCTCAATGTGGTGCCAGTAAGATGAATTCTTGGCCTCCAGATCACAGATAGGGAACATTTCATTGGCAATAATGGGAGTGAAGGAGTTAGCATGAGAACTTTCCCTTTAGCTCCTTTAAATGTTAAGTTTTAATTAATGCATTAATTACTTTTTAAGTTGACAGAAGCTAAATGAGGTATCAGCTCTGATATTGTTAATATAGCCTGATATTttccattgtcacattcaggctTACAGTAGCCTCTAGGATCTTCAAGTCATACCATCAGTTCTTTTCCAAGGTGCACGCGTGGGAGAAGACGGGTTGGGATCAAAAGTGGGAAGTAACAAGACTTCACTTGAGAGTCTGTAGGAGCTGTGCCCCAAAAGTGTTacatttttcccttccccccgcTGTTCTGCCCTTCTGACTCCTGCTATTCTTGAAATCTGGGCTTATGAATCATTTCTGCCACCAATGCTTGTCTTCCCTGAAGGATCAGCTGCTAATGTGGCTTATAGTATTATCAGCTGCAACCCAGACGTTCACAGGATCTAGAGGGAATAGCAGGATTGCTCTCCTGTCCTCTTTGTCCCTGCCCTCCTCACCACATAAGCTTAACAGACTTTTGTTAgaccctttttttgtgtgtgtgtgtgtttgcaaacTCCCACTCATCTTTTAAACCGGTGCAAGGCCTTTGctttcagcttcctttttttccattttccaaattCCTTGATAAGTGTGATGTGATCTTAAATACGAGTTTGATTCCTACCTGGGGAACTTCATAATCAGCCTGAAGGTTTCCTGATGCTAATCCGCTCAGGAGGActatttcattttcctttggtGGCTGCACGTTCATCGAACTGATGAGTTTGGGGAGATTTGGAGAGACGCTGATCAACCTCTGCAGTATGAAAGACAGATTTTGCTCTCAGGTAATGAAGTCTGAGTTGCACCATTATATtcataaatataaaaatgaaataccaCTTATAGGCATCACTTTAGAACACTAAAAATAGAACTGGCAGCACTAAAATGCACATTCTTCCTTTTGAGCCACGAGGCAAGACGATGGCAACAGTATTAACTTCTGCAAAACTGTCCAGTGGGACAGTCTGTCATCTCTTACACTGTCATGTGCTCAACAGCTTGATTGTGTTTGTGCACCTAAATGCTTGGCTTTCCTATTAGGAGTGAGTTCCTAAGAGACTGGGAACACTCAGTCTCTTATTCTCTGAAACAGAAAAGATTCATTAAGTATGGTAATGAGAACAGCGCAAATCTTCCCGTTTTCCTCTAGGCACGTGACAAGCAAGAAGCAAAAGGGAAATTGGCTTGAAATTGCTGATCAAACTGATGTAATACTAGACTTGGAATAATGGAAGTATTTAATACACAGATGAAATATGCATTTCTTTGCTGTTCCACTGGACACCTTCATGACTTTTCATTTGTAATGGTGCAACCATTTTCTACCTGTTGTATATTTGCTAGAGCCAAAAGTGGTAATAGTCATAATGTCAATGATGCTATGTAACATAGGAGATCTGTATTGTGATACTGCTAGGAGTCCCCAGTGATGTGCAGGAGGCATCTGTGCTCCTTTATGTGCAAAGGCCAGACCAAAAGAGCAATACTTACCCTAAGAATGCCTACAATTCTCTTCTGCCGAGGATCTCGGTGTGCTTGCTTTATGAACAGGGAATCAAGGATGACCCCTTACAACAGGAGTAAATATCACCTCCATTTTATGCACAGACACAGCTCATCAAATGGCAAAGCCATCAAAGGAATGCAGATCTTGGGCACCCAGCCGTATGCTTTAGTTACTATGCAATTCAATGACACTTCATTGTTTCCTTTTAATGTTCAAAATAATAAGTTTGCAATACTGTTATTTTTCCTCAGCATGAATTAGATATAATAAAACTTTTTGGCTTAGCAAATCTAATTCGACTTTGGGGAATAATTTACTTTTCAGTAGACTTAGCCTCTTTAGATGAGGCTAAGTATTTATATTTGACATAACTAAATTCAGTGCTTCAATTCAGTTTGACATTTCAGTATAGAACGAAAACGTTCTCATGCTTTTCTTTATCCAAATTATAACCTTTCTGTTATCACACACATTTATCTATGTACCTGTATTTTTCTACTGCTTAAATTAACACATTTTTATCAGATTTCTTAGATAGGAAATAATGGCATTTTGTATATCTTTTACTTCCATTCCCTTTTGttcaaaataaaaaaggtaaagtCTGGAAGGATGACGATTTTACACCAAAATTTAACCTGTTCCAAGGCTCAAAGGGTAATGAAAAAATCCTTACAGTATGTGTTAGTAAATAGTTATACAATTCATATGAACAGTAGCTATGCTAACATCTTTAAAATTCTTCTGTGAAATGCTTTCACCACATCAGCGTATTGAATAAAAATCCACTGCACGCAATGCTTATTTACACAAACTGCATATTATACACAAAAATCGTGATGAGTGAGTTTCCTCTTAGAGAAGAATACACAGTACTTGTGCTAGCAGAGAATTTTTATTACCTATGCCgaaaatcaaaagaaaagtaTCATCTTCCAGTCATGACTAATAAATGTATTGACTCTGCTCCAGAAACTACCTTCCTAAAACGTGGCCAAATGTTGCAGTCTCTCCATTACAAGCCCCCAGTGCCAGGCAGGGAGTGCCAGCTGTGGGCATGTCAGGGTGCAGCGCTCTGGGGAACCCGCAGGTTCTGTAGTGCGGGAAGAGCTTGGGGTGGGAGAGATGCTCGGGCGGTGCATGCATcgctgctgtggggctgagggGTAAAGATCATGTAGCTGCTTTTAAAGTTATTTGTGCTTGTGAGCAAGTGATCTAATCTCCTGGCACTGTGAAGGGTAGCTACATAAAGCTAGTTTCACTTGACTTTTACAGATATCTAGCTCTAAGACTGAGGGAGAAACTTTTGGTATTTCCTTATGACTAGCTATAGCTTTTGTTCCTTAATAAGCAgtggttttcttgttgtttataGTGTTTATTAGGAAACAACCAGTGCTTCTGTGGATTCAGTAACATTAAAGCTCTCAAGCTGTTCCACACAGTTAACCTGCTGattcaacagaaaaataattttgctgcAAGAAGCCGTATCTATTTTTGACATCTGAATTTTCACAGatccaggatgcagaaaatgacacagaaaaatgGTTCCTgagaatgaaccactagcaggagGCAGCAAGGTCCCAGCATTGGTTGTCCTCCCATGAGCTCAAAGTGGTTTCAGCAAACTAACTGTAGTGGTTTACTGAGGAACGCCCTGGATATTGTCAGGAGATTCTACCTTTATTCACTTACTACGTGTTGCTGTCATACTGTTGTGTTGATCGTAGGCACCTGGTAAGGGTGATGAAAATGAGCTGATAAAGGAAGATGTAAACTCAAAACTGACACTAGGCCATATCTTTAAATGTGACTTCCTCAgatattagggttttttttgagtgTTATGTATTTTAAATAGCATATCATGATGTGGTGTTTGTCTTGGTATTTGTAAAATAGCaaagcttttcttattttcttaaaaacacagggctggttttgttttg
It contains:
- the SPHKAP gene encoding A-kinase anchor protein SPHKAP isoform X4 gives rise to the protein MHEVPEHQGSSTDSSASSLGSSVTACKKILCSNSLLESTDYWLQNQRTPCQIGFLEDKSESNCASICFVNLDANRDDCSDEQVKQRLISVSPNLPKLISSMNVQPPKENEIVLLSGLASGNLQADYEVPQCPWLADVCLVQCARGDRKNSTSCIIFEINKFLIGLELVQERQLQIEAHVLKPEDDTNCSVSSIEEDFLTASEHLEDDNEADEYKTGHEKLSVSEASSDVKKNKGKGFENLHYRKARLPSILEGNCINKDNSATGVSEVVNVVAEEHILQSEDKSNQEILWQKALAGRATSSFSSTNLTSEVENSHLVCMLEDVSLTKMAKEELEPLRDPTVIHNSKTDGENCAGIGKTDPPSQNERATTGQYATNLAESVLQDAFIRLSQSQPTFSEEAAVSISIGSSCKSDDVSGSRPWNELPKIVIVQSPDSSENVSDWPGSAFPNLCHWTESESSAEVSDYFEEEHSNGHGQSALEVALACAATVIGTISSPQAAEKFRWDQEATDSKSEAVGNEELHTAPSQIVDDCAGTEYSFPSALCGMTQVASAVAVCGLGETKEEKYPATSSGLLSAAQTSAAVTLHCSIAIGSSMEKLNDSIAEALLKETSTILTKPNTYKNVGHFMESINGKIIETAARPRIPNNDEVIRDELAQNLSNIILRHSIEAVRKKRQLHPCSENGSSTQDIFMDTANELLFNIIYFTCKKMNDIRQVEECSPLFSEGTKAEKVTRAEGWSSQATAHETSRGPLDHSAVKSFGTSYSTSASRDPGNATNTRKSNMNDVNTKESATLSSEPTSRATGHNAKTSPKKRYLKRTARDCCKSPNQGNNHHKKKDYRSFSDRENTFANDERRHGVQEQLSSSATMNAENQAKLKCDTVLNNDVQVSLSLLGNNVLVPSQPVLQVKHSRDKYCITDFAEELAETVVSMATEIAAICLENSNGKQPWFCAWKRGNEYLVTQSLSCRTMKRKKETHANGSVVRKHRAPRLSEIKRKTDEHPELKERLMNRVVDESINLEDTPDSVNIFANEVAAKIMNLTELSMADSIWQGPNHPRNRLHCDRWSRAKASSCESIPEEDSDSKAPFNTLNLMNTFGQSVSQTSSVSKQSSCESITDEFSRFMVNQMENEGRGFDLLLDYYAGKNANNILTSALQQVAKKNGHLSVRPSCPSKQSSTESITEEFYRYMLREIEKENKDIASSPRNSKDWSSSLLPPSLRSPFCFRQSSMPDSRSSGSRLTVNIPVKANSLDGFAHHHQDSLSVQPVSTGASSGLCKSDSCLYQRCKADQITDMLIHETWASSIESLMRKNKIIADEAEAAEADQFHSDSPPHVEQYANRLAANIVESGKNLIVVQQDSFDYTSREHILESKHPPSTTQIQSKPKRDEVNLDEKKEHMKSPVCLPAGQHREVPLIQIETDQRDEPDKDSESFTSCDPSGMEHQSKEKPPEAFDAKHTVSSSLLNSSPQSRPDAEIIGETKTAEEFPHHLSSSEESTGSWSQLANDEDNPDDTSSYLQLSERSLSNGNSSTTSSLGIMDLEIYQENVPSSPVINELVEEKVFLKEQTENTEESTSALSVGTANCQKDLLVINFDLEPECPDVELRATLQWIAASELGIPTIYFKKSQENRIEKFLDVVQLVQRKSWKVGDIFHAVVQYCKLSEEAREMAPSLFDWLLELG
- the SPHKAP gene encoding A-kinase anchor protein SPHKAP isoform X6 encodes the protein MSGRPAPDAEPGCPPRAAASNSESPLMHEVPEHQGSSTDSSASSLGSSVTACKKILCSNSLLESTDYWLQNQRTPCQIGFLEDKSESNCASICFVNLDANRDDCSDEQVKQRLISVSPNLPKLISSMNVQPPKENEIVLLSGLASGNLQADYEVPQCPWLADVCLVQCARGDRKNSTSCIIFEINKFLIGLELVQERQLQIEAHVLKPEDDTNCSVSSIEEDFLTASEHLEDDNEADEYKTGHEKLSVSEASSDVKKNKGKGFENLHYRKARLPSILEGNCINKDNSATGVSEVVNVVAEEHILQSEDKSNQEILWQKALAGRATSSFSSTNLTSEVENSHLVCMLEDVSLTKMAKEELEPLRDPTVIHNSKTDGENCAGIGKTDPPSQNERATTGQYATNLAESVLQDAFIRLSQSQPTFSEEAAVSISIGSSCKSDDVSGSRPWNELPKIVIVQSPDSSENVSDWPGSAFPNLCHWTESESSAEVSDYFEEEHSNGHGQSALEVALACAATVIGTISSPQAAEKFRWDQEATDSKSEAVGNEELHTAPSQIVDDCAGTEYSFPSALCGMTQVASAVAVCGLGETKEEKYPATSSGLLSAAQTSAAVTLHCSIAIGSSMEKLNDSIAEALLKETSTILTKPNTYKNVGHFMESINGKIIETAARPRIPNNDEVIRDELAQNLSNIILRHSIEAVRKKRQLHPCSENGSSTQDIFMDTANELLFNIIYFTCKKMNDIRQVEECSPLFSEGTKAEKVTRAEGWSSQATAHETSRGPLDHSAVKSFGTSYSTSASRDPGNATNTRKSNMNDVNTKESATLSSEPTSRATGHNAKTSPKKRYLKRTARDCCKSPNQGNNHHKKKDYRSFSDRENTFANDERRHGVQEQLSSSATMNAENQAKLKCDTVLNNDVQVSLSLLGNNVLVPSQPVLQVKHSRDKYCITDFAEELAETVVSMATEIAAICLENSNGKQPWFCAWKRGNEYLVTQSLSCRTMKRKKETHANGSVVRKHRAPRLSEIKRKTDEHPELKERLMNRVVDESINLEDTPDSVNIFANEVAAKIMNLTELSMADSIWQGPNHPRNRLHCDRWSRAKASSCESIPEEDSDSKAPFNTLNLMNTFGQSVSQTSSVSKQSSCESITDEFSRFMVNQMENEGRGFDLLLDYYAGKNANNILTSALQQVAKKNGHLSVRPSCPSKQSSTESITEEFYRYMLREIEKENKDIASSPRNSKDWSSSLLPPSLRSPFCFRQSSMPDSRSSGSRLTVNIPVKANSLDGFAHHHQDSLSVQPVSTGASSGLCKSDSCLYQRCKADQITDMLIHETWASSIESLMRKNKIIADEAEAAEADQFHSDSPPHVEQYANRLAANIVESGKNLIVVQQDSFDYTSREHILESKHPPSTTQIQSKPKRDEVNLDEKKEHMKSPVCLPAGQHREVPLIQIETDQRDEPDKDSESFTSCDPSGMEHQSKEKPPEAFDAKHTVSSSLLNSSPQSRPDAEIIGETKTAEEFPHHLSSSEESTGSWSQLANDEDNPDDTSSYLQLSERSLSELVEEKVFLKEQTENTEVGTANCQKDLLVINFDLEPECPDVELRATLQWIAASELGIPTIYFKKSQENRIEKFLDVVQLVQRKSWKVGDIFHAVVQYCKLSEEAREMAPSLFDWLLELG